The following are encoded in a window of Flavobacterium sp. WC2421 genomic DNA:
- a CDS encoding PIG-L family deacetylase → MIKNKYILTLLILISFQILLAQKPQKVTSAEIYNQIEKLNFLGSVLYIAAHPDDENTRLISYLSNETKARTGYLSLTRGDGGQNLIGPQLRELLGVIRTQELIEARKIDGGEQFFSRANDFGFSKNPDETLQIWDKEKVLSDVVWAIRKFQPDVIINRFDHRSPGTTHGHHTSSAILSTESFSLTNNPSIFADQLKLVKPWQPKRQFFNTSWWFYGSKEKFDGADKTNLTTIQTGVYYPDLGKSNQEIAALSRSRHQSQGFGSTGSRGEDSEYLELINGESLKDKSNIFEGIDTSWNRIKGGKPIGDLIAEITSKYDFTNPSASIPNLVKVYQMIQSLDEDHWKPVKSEELKKIITACAGLYLEAVATEQEATPGSIVGLKLEAINRSTVSIQLVSVETLPEQKTIVQNKDLKNNILENINLNLQLPSTIDYTQPYWLKEKGTVGMYTVNDQKNIGIPDIIREVKVIFNMKINGVEIPFDRTVVYKYNDNVKGEMYNYLDIVPAVTTSILDKVSLFNTGSHKAIAVKIKSGKDNIKGDLQLDLPEKWIVSPTSIPFNLDKKGNEKIVYFEVTPPKEPSEVIAKSIAVIDNKIYNTDQVIIDYSHITKQQVLAPAESKFIKLDLKINNQKIGYIMGAGDEVPESLTQMGYIVTLLNPDEISPEKLAPFDVIITGIRAYNTVQVLTNKQKILFDFVKGGKTMLVQYNTPDLNPGLEIAPYPLTMSRDRVTEEDATVKFLAPNHPILNYPNKISATDFEGWTQEQGLYYPSEYDKAFTPILSSNDKGETPKNGALLVAPYGKGYYIYTGLSLFRELPAGVSGAYRLLSNMISLKNPTTIPDQKIKP, encoded by the coding sequence ATGATTAAAAATAAATATATTTTAACCTTACTAATTCTAATTTCCTTTCAAATACTTTTAGCACAAAAACCTCAAAAAGTAACTTCCGCTGAAATCTATAATCAAATTGAAAAACTCAATTTCCTAGGATCTGTTCTCTACATTGCAGCACATCCTGATGATGAAAATACCCGATTAATTTCTTATTTATCAAATGAAACCAAGGCCAGAACAGGGTATCTTTCCTTAACACGTGGTGATGGAGGTCAAAATTTAATAGGCCCGCAATTAAGAGAACTATTAGGTGTAATACGTACTCAAGAATTGATAGAAGCTAGAAAAATTGATGGTGGTGAACAATTTTTCTCAAGAGCCAATGATTTTGGTTTTTCAAAAAATCCTGATGAAACATTACAAATTTGGGATAAAGAAAAAGTACTTTCCGATGTAGTTTGGGCAATTAGAAAATTCCAACCCGATGTTATCATCAATCGTTTTGACCATCGCTCACCAGGTACAACTCATGGTCATCATACCTCTTCGGCAATTTTAAGTACTGAAAGCTTTAGCCTAACTAATAATCCTAGCATATTTGCAGATCAATTAAAATTAGTAAAACCATGGCAACCCAAACGCCAGTTTTTTAATACTTCTTGGTGGTTTTATGGAAGTAAAGAAAAATTTGATGGGGCAGACAAAACCAATTTAACAACAATACAAACTGGTGTTTACTATCCAGATTTAGGGAAGTCAAATCAGGAAATTGCAGCTTTAAGTAGAAGTAGACATCAGTCACAAGGTTTTGGAAGTACTGGAAGTCGTGGAGAGGATTCTGAATATCTTGAATTGATTAATGGTGAATCCTTAAAAGATAAATCTAATATATTTGAAGGAATAGACACGAGTTGGAATCGCATTAAAGGCGGAAAACCTATCGGGGATTTAATAGCGGAAATTACGTCTAAATATGATTTTACAAATCCTTCGGCTAGTATTCCCAACTTGGTCAAAGTCTATCAAATGATCCAATCATTAGATGAAGACCATTGGAAACCGGTAAAATCAGAAGAACTGAAAAAAATTATTACAGCTTGTGCTGGCTTATATCTAGAAGCAGTTGCGACAGAGCAAGAAGCAACTCCTGGAAGTATTGTTGGTTTAAAACTGGAGGCTATAAATAGAAGTACAGTATCAATACAATTAGTAAGTGTTGAAACTTTACCAGAGCAAAAAACGATTGTTCAAAACAAAGATTTAAAAAACAACATTTTAGAAAACATAAATCTCAATTTACAATTACCTTCAACAATTGATTACACTCAGCCGTATTGGCTTAAAGAGAAAGGAACTGTAGGGATGTATACGGTAAATGATCAAAAAAATATTGGAATCCCAGATATTATTCGAGAGGTAAAAGTAATTTTCAATATGAAGATTAATGGAGTCGAAATTCCTTTTGATCGCACTGTTGTTTACAAATACAATGATAATGTAAAAGGAGAAATGTATAATTATCTAGACATTGTTCCTGCAGTTACAACAAGTATCCTTGATAAAGTGTCGCTTTTTAATACAGGAAGTCATAAAGCAATAGCTGTAAAAATTAAATCTGGAAAAGACAATATTAAAGGAGATTTGCAACTTGATTTACCTGAAAAATGGATTGTTTCTCCAACATCAATTCCATTTAATTTAGACAAAAAAGGAAACGAAAAAATTGTTTACTTTGAAGTAACTCCTCCCAAAGAACCATCTGAAGTTATTGCAAAAAGTATAGCGGTAATTGACAATAAAATTTATAATACGGACCAAGTAATAATTGACTACAGTCATATCACGAAGCAGCAAGTATTAGCGCCAGCAGAATCAAAATTTATTAAATTAGATTTAAAAATTAATAATCAAAAAATTGGATACATTATGGGCGCTGGTGATGAAGTTCCTGAGAGTTTAACTCAAATGGGATATATCGTTACCCTATTGAATCCAGATGAAATTTCCCCTGAAAAACTAGCCCCTTTTGACGTTATTATTACTGGAATCCGTGCCTATAATACCGTACAAGTATTAACAAACAAACAAAAAATTCTTTTTGATTTTGTAAAAGGAGGAAAAACAATGCTGGTACAATACAACACACCTGATTTAAATCCCGGTCTAGAAATAGCTCCTTATCCTTTAACCATGTCTCGTGATCGTGTTACTGAAGAAGATGCTACAGTAAAATTTCTAGCACCTAATCACCCCATTTTAAATTATCCAAACAAAATTAGCGCTACTGACTTCGAAGGATGGACGCAAGAGCAAGGTTTATATTACCCAAGTGAATACGATAAAGCCTTCACTCCTATCTTATCTTCAAATGACAAAGGAGAAACACCAAAAAATGGTGCATTACTAGTAGCTCCTTATGGAAAAGGATATTACATTTATACAGGTTTGAGTTTATTTAGAGAATTACCCGCAGGAGTCTCAGGAGCTTATCGATTATTGTCCAATATGATTTCATTAAAAAATCCAACAACAATTCCTGATCAGAAAATAAAACCCTAA
- a CDS encoding sodium:solute symporter: protein MQLFDWIVLIVTLLFIVIYGAWKTKGSKNVEDFILGGNETPWYTVGLSVMATQASAITFLSTPGQAYHDGMGFIQFYFGLPIAMIVICLTFIPIYHKYKVYTAYEYLEKRFDLKTRSLAAILFLFQRGLGTGLTIYAPAIILSAILGWNLTYMNIVIGVLVIIYTFSGGTKAVNVTQKQQMFVIMSGMFITFFLILHFLPNEMTFSNALHIAGANDKMNIVNFSTDPEEKYTFWSGITGGFFLALAYFGTDQSQVGRYLSGKSVRESQMGLIMNGLLKVPMQFFILLTGVMVFVFFQFNPVPLNFNPNNKITIEKSQYKEEYHGLEKQLDALSEDKKVINLLYIDQLNQDYDNPILRKELIALSSKEKDLRERAKEIILKADSHSETNDKDYVFFHFILNYLPKGLIGLLLAVIISAAMSSTASGLNALASTTAIDIYKRNLKEEKSEKHYLNATKFFTLLWGIIAILFACIGTLFENLIQLVNIIGSIFYGTVLGIFLVGFYIKHVQAKAIFYSALVSQMTIFIIYYFAIHVYPSGEAKLGYLWLNFIGAMLTIILSSLLQWTVCRNSKK, encoded by the coding sequence ATGCAACTATTCGATTGGATTGTACTTATTGTAACCCTATTATTTATAGTAATTTACGGAGCTTGGAAAACCAAAGGAAGTAAAAATGTTGAAGACTTTATTCTAGGTGGTAACGAGACCCCATGGTATACTGTAGGGCTTTCGGTTATGGCTACACAAGCTAGTGCTATAACCTTTTTGTCAACTCCAGGACAGGCTTATCATGACGGTATGGGATTTATTCAGTTTTACTTTGGATTACCTATTGCTATGATCGTTATTTGCCTCACTTTTATTCCAATATATCATAAGTACAAAGTCTATACTGCTTATGAATATTTAGAAAAAAGATTTGATTTAAAAACCCGTTCATTAGCTGCAATCCTTTTCTTATTTCAAAGAGGATTAGGAACAGGACTTACCATTTATGCACCTGCTATCATCTTGTCAGCAATATTAGGCTGGAATCTTACTTATATGAACATTGTTATTGGTGTTCTAGTAATTATATATACATTTTCGGGAGGAACTAAAGCGGTAAATGTAACCCAGAAACAACAAATGTTTGTGATTATGTCAGGGATGTTCATTACCTTTTTTCTCATATTGCATTTTTTACCAAACGAAATGACTTTTAGTAATGCCTTGCATATTGCTGGTGCAAATGATAAAATGAATATTGTAAATTTCTCTACTGATCCCGAGGAAAAATATACTTTTTGGAGTGGAATAACGGGAGGATTTTTCTTGGCATTAGCATATTTTGGAACAGATCAATCACAGGTAGGACGTTATTTATCAGGAAAATCAGTCCGAGAAAGTCAGATGGGATTGATTATGAATGGCCTTTTAAAAGTTCCAATGCAGTTCTTTATTTTGTTAACTGGAGTAATGGTTTTTGTCTTTTTTCAATTCAATCCAGTTCCTTTAAACTTCAATCCTAATAATAAAATAACGATTGAAAAATCACAATACAAAGAAGAATATCATGGTTTAGAAAAACAATTGGATGCACTATCAGAAGATAAAAAAGTAATCAATCTATTATATATTGACCAACTCAACCAAGATTATGACAATCCAATTCTTAGAAAGGAATTAATAGCCTTATCCTCGAAGGAAAAAGATTTAAGAGAAAGAGCTAAAGAGATAATTTTAAAAGCGGATAGCCATAGTGAAACGAATGATAAAGATTATGTATTCTTTCATTTCATTCTAAATTATTTACCAAAAGGGCTTATCGGGTTATTACTAGCAGTTATTATATCAGCAGCTATGTCTTCTACCGCATCGGGATTAAATGCATTAGCATCCACAACAGCTATAGATATATACAAGCGTAACCTAAAAGAAGAAAAATCAGAAAAGCATTATCTAAATGCCACTAAGTTCTTCACTTTATTATGGGGTATCATCGCTATTCTTTTTGCTTGCATAGGGACCTTATTTGAAAATTTAATACAGTTGGTAAACATAATAGGCTCCATATTCTATGGTACAGTATTAGGGATATTCCTTGTAGGTTTCTATATTAAACATGTACAAGCCAAAGCAATATTTTATAGCGCTTTAGTAAGTCAAATGACAATTTTTATAATTTATTATTTTGCCATTCATGTGTATCCAAGTGGCGAGGCCAAATTAGGATATTTATGGCTTAACTTTATTGGAGCTATGTTGACTATAATTCTGTCATCATTACTGCAATGGACTGTTTGTAGAAATTCTAAAAAGTAA
- a CDS encoding TlpA family protein disulfide reductase has translation MYSTLKSFFIVISLCCINPVFSQVVKKAIVNTDSNGYVVTIDTENLVNEKILLCYTYGIKKQDIILDSITVKSPKQKVVFTKKNKIIGVIYKLMLQSKPTEYVELSIDNGDRIGLELNEKAIANVKCLYSNSTIDFLDYQKKINSKTLTVDQKIALGKSIIAKYPNSSLSLYLKIENKIAEKKPDDLASKYKYRDSFFSFINKNDKQLILMPNVYTLLYTYIRVLPLNNENYSKDLDILFDGMNCKTGAYGIFSKWIMSNLYYFDDENLEQTLEYFSKKYIDGVTCDVLTDQEKSGLKALISTNKVLPRLSKIPDFSMEDQNGQKFNLSNIYAQNELTYLVFFSPTCHHCMETVPLVKNYFDQFKAYFKDRKIQVVSVLNDSDESQWIKFITDNKLTDWINLKNTDDEKQYLVDFNAYSNPNFFLLDKDGKILLKSFNPNALVNIFNSHFVKK, from the coding sequence ATGTATTCTACGTTAAAATCTTTCTTCATTGTTATAAGTCTTTGTTGTATTAATCCAGTTTTTTCGCAAGTAGTTAAGAAAGCTATTGTCAATACAGACTCAAACGGGTATGTTGTAACAATTGATACAGAGAATCTTGTAAATGAAAAAATACTGTTATGCTATACTTATGGTATTAAAAAACAAGATATTATTCTAGATAGCATTACTGTCAAGTCCCCGAAACAGAAAGTTGTTTTTACAAAAAAAAATAAAATTATTGGAGTTATTTATAAATTAATGCTTCAATCTAAGCCTACAGAATATGTAGAGCTGTCAATAGATAACGGTGATAGAATAGGATTAGAATTGAATGAGAAAGCGATAGCAAATGTAAAATGTTTGTATTCTAATAGTACTATCGACTTTCTGGACTACCAGAAAAAAATCAATTCTAAGACCCTTACAGTAGATCAAAAAATAGCATTAGGTAAATCAATAATTGCTAAGTATCCCAATTCATCTCTAAGTTTGTATTTAAAAATTGAAAATAAAATTGCTGAGAAAAAACCAGATGATTTAGCTTCAAAATACAAATACCGAGATTCATTTTTCAGTTTTATAAATAAAAATGATAAGCAATTGATATTGATGCCTAATGTCTATACGTTACTATACACGTACATTAGAGTGCTACCTCTAAATAATGAAAACTATTCAAAGGATTTAGATATTTTGTTTGATGGTATGAATTGTAAAACAGGTGCTTACGGCATTTTTTCTAAATGGATTATGTCTAATTTATATTATTTTGATGACGAAAATTTAGAACAAACGTTAGAATATTTTTCTAAAAAATATATAGACGGAGTAACCTGTGATGTGTTAACGGATCAGGAAAAAAGTGGTTTAAAAGCATTAATTAGCACCAATAAAGTCTTACCTAGGTTATCTAAAATTCCTGATTTCAGTATGGAAGATCAAAATGGTCAAAAATTCAATCTGTCTAATATATATGCACAAAATGAGCTTACGTATTTGGTTTTCTTTAGCCCTACATGTCATCATTGTATGGAAACTGTACCTTTAGTTAAAAACTATTTTGATCAATTTAAAGCTTATTTTAAAGACAGAAAGATTCAAGTTGTATCGGTATTAAATGACAGTGATGAAAGTCAGTGGATTAAATTTATCACTGACAATAAATTGACAGACTGGATTAACTTAAAAAACACTGACGATGAAAAACAATATTTAGTAGATTTTAATGCCTATTCAAATCCAAATTTCTTTTTATTAGATAAAGATGGAAAAATACTTTTAAAATCATTTAACCCTAATGCTTTGGTGAATATATTCAATTCTCATTTTGTAAAGAAATAA
- a CDS encoding DUF2911 domain-containing protein, giving the protein MKKILIALAIIITQFTIEAQVQTPQQSPKATINQMVGLTNVEIVYSRPSARGRAVFGNLVPFGKLWRTGANENTTVSFSDDVVIDGKTLKKGKYALYTVPSSQNWDVIFYSTTDNWGTPQEFNEANVALRTTVKEESMPKAAETFTIGLSGLDTNYGYLEMYWENSYAALKFEVPTQKIATASIEKALAGPNAGDYFTSAQYLFQSNGDIVKSRTYMDKALELSTEKPFFYLRLKSLIQAKQGDKKGAIETAKLSLVAAEKAGNQDYVKMNKDSISDWSK; this is encoded by the coding sequence ATGAAAAAAATACTGATTGCTTTAGCTATTATCATTACTCAATTTACAATTGAGGCACAAGTACAAACTCCACAACAAAGCCCTAAAGCTACGATAAACCAAATGGTTGGATTGACAAATGTTGAGATTGTATATTCAAGACCTTCGGCTCGTGGTAGAGCTGTTTTTGGTAATTTAGTTCCTTTTGGTAAATTATGGAGAACAGGTGCTAATGAAAACACAACAGTATCTTTTAGTGATGATGTTGTAATTGACGGAAAAACGTTGAAAAAGGGAAAATACGCATTATATACAGTTCCAAGTAGCCAAAACTGGGATGTGATTTTTTATTCAACTACAGATAACTGGGGAACTCCACAAGAATTTAATGAAGCAAATGTAGCATTAAGAACAACTGTAAAAGAAGAATCTATGCCAAAAGCAGCGGAGACTTTCACTATTGGACTTAGCGGTTTAGATACTAATTATGGGTATTTAGAAATGTATTGGGAAAATTCTTATGCTGCTTTAAAATTTGAAGTGCCTACACAAAAAATCGCTACTGCAAGTATAGAAAAAGCTTTAGCAGGGCCTAACGCAGGTGATTATTTTACATCAGCTCAATACCTTTTTCAATCGAACGGTGACATTGTAAAGTCTAGAACTTATATGGATAAAGCGTTAGAACTAAGCACTGAAAAACCATTCTTCTATTTGCGTCTAAAATCATTGATTCAAGCGAAACAAGGTGATAAAAAAGGAGCAATTGAAACGGCAAAATTATCTTTAGTTGCAGCTGAAAAAGCGGGGAATCAAGATTACGTTAAAATGAATAAAGACAGTATTTCTGATTGGAGTAAGTAA
- a CDS encoding HAD family hydrolase — MIQTVIFDMDGVIVDTEPVHRYAYFQQFGELQIDVTEEMFTSFTGNSTRNTFQKVKDIFQLENDVEDMIQRKRTIFNDAFDKKEDLELLVGVENLIKDFHQKGMQLILASSASKVTIERVFNRFKLHDYFTHIVSGEDFPKSKPHPAIFEHAASLSVAPKDNCIVIEDSTNGIKAAKAAGIFCVAYNSFHSKDQDLSEADVIINHFSDINFETVSQYKNGIKE; from the coding sequence ATGATACAAACTGTAATTTTTGACATGGATGGTGTAATTGTAGACACAGAACCGGTACACCGTTATGCTTATTTTCAGCAATTTGGAGAATTGCAAATTGATGTCACCGAAGAAATGTTTACCTCATTTACAGGAAATTCGACTAGAAATACATTTCAAAAAGTAAAAGATATTTTTCAGCTTGAAAATGATGTTGAAGATATGATTCAGAGAAAACGCACTATTTTTAATGACGCTTTTGATAAAAAGGAAGATTTAGAATTATTAGTAGGTGTAGAAAACTTAATTAAAGATTTTCATCAAAAGGGGATGCAATTAATTTTAGCCTCTTCGGCTTCAAAAGTAACAATAGAACGCGTTTTTAACCGATTCAAATTGCATGATTATTTTACGCATATTGTAAGTGGGGAAGATTTCCCAAAATCCAAACCGCATCCTGCTATTTTTGAGCATGCTGCTTCATTATCTGTAGCTCCTAAAGATAATTGTATTGTGATAGAGGACAGCACAAATGGAATAAAAGCAGCAAAAGCTGCTGGAATATTTTGTGTTGCTTACAATAGTTTTCACTCCAAAGATCAAGATCTATCAGAAGCTGATGTGATCATCAATCATTTTTCAGATATTAACTTTGAGACTGTTTCACAATATAAAAATGGAATTAAGGAATAA
- a CDS encoding ThiF family adenylyltransferase: MAEWTERAELLFKKEGLNKLQNANILVVGLGGVGSFAAEFLARAGVGKMTIVDGDVVDITNINRQLPALHSTVGLPKITIVGDRLMDINPELQLTRVQEFLSPERAFEIVSDEFDYVLDCIDSVTPKLNLIIGAKRKRVKIISSMGAGGKMEAAKVKVADINNTENCFLAKTIRRRLKEHKIDKLKVVFSSEIQDEESLKMTDGSNYKKSFYGTNSYMPGLFGLYAAETVIRYLLKK; the protein is encoded by the coding sequence ATGGCAGAGTGGACAGAACGAGCGGAACTTTTATTTAAAAAAGAAGGATTAAATAAATTACAAAATGCTAACATTTTGGTCGTGGGACTGGGTGGTGTTGGGTCTTTTGCGGCTGAGTTTTTAGCAAGAGCAGGAGTAGGAAAGATGACTATTGTGGATGGAGATGTTGTAGACATTACAAATATAAACAGGCAATTACCGGCACTACATTCTACTGTAGGGCTACCGAAAATCACTATTGTAGGCGATCGATTGATGGATATTAATCCGGAACTACAATTGACACGTGTACAGGAATTCCTTTCACCAGAGCGCGCATTTGAAATTGTTTCTGATGAGTTTGATTACGTTTTGGATTGTATTGATAGCGTAACACCAAAACTAAATTTAATAATTGGCGCCAAGCGAAAAAGAGTTAAAATTATTTCTAGTATGGGTGCCGGTGGAAAAATGGAAGCGGCAAAAGTGAAGGTAGCTGATATTAATAATACAGAAAATTGTTTTTTGGCTAAAACCATTCGAAGACGATTAAAAGAACATAAAATAGACAAGCTAAAAGTCGTTTTCTCTTCAGAAATTCAAGATGAAGAAAGTTTAAAAATGACAGATGGTTCTAATTATAAAAAATCATTTTATGGAACAAACAGTTATATGCCAGGATTATTTGGGTTATATGCTGCAGAAACTGTGATTCGTTATTTGCTTAAAAAATAA
- a CDS encoding TatD family hydrolase produces the protein MDFFNLHIHNSTNNPNVLELVNQYPWEFDANIPFYSIGIHPWFINEQRLESDLEIIESKLQEPNCLAIGECGLDKRIEIPMKLQQTVFEKQLLLAQEYKKPVVLHCVAAFQEVIETKKRLHISVPMIIHGFSKNAKVAKILIDNGFYISFGKYLLRNPELETVFSSTPSDRFFLETDTVVETIDEVYALAAKYKRCTAAELQQTIKNNVQVVFKTDLI, from the coding sequence ATGGATTTTTTTAATTTACATATTCATAATTCGACTAATAATCCAAATGTGTTGGAGTTGGTCAATCAATATCCTTGGGAATTTGATGCCAATATTCCATTTTATTCCATAGGAATTCATCCTTGGTTTATTAACGAACAGCGTCTTGAATCCGATTTAGAAATTATTGAAAGTAAATTACAAGAGCCCAATTGCCTTGCTATTGGCGAATGTGGACTTGATAAACGAATTGAAATTCCAATGAAATTGCAACAAACGGTTTTCGAAAAACAATTGCTTTTAGCTCAAGAATACAAGAAACCAGTTGTACTTCATTGTGTAGCTGCTTTTCAAGAAGTAATAGAGACCAAAAAACGCTTGCATATTTCGGTTCCCATGATTATTCATGGTTTTTCCAAAAATGCAAAAGTGGCCAAGATATTAATCGATAATGGGTTTTATATTTCTTTTGGGAAATATTTATTGCGAAATCCTGAATTAGAAACTGTTTTTAGTTCTACACCTAGCGATCGTTTTTTTTTAGAAACAGATACAGTAGTAGAAACAATTGATGAAGTATATGCGTTGGCGGCAAAATATAAAAGATGCACGGCAGCCGAATTGCAACAAACAATAAAAAATAATGTTCAAGTTGTTTTTAAAACAGACTTGATTTAA
- a CDS encoding DUF1684 domain-containing protein yields the protein MKKFLSLVILLQLNFGFAQEKYDSSDAEKFQKEINSEYADAKTSPLMAEDLAVFKTLDFYPIDKKYAVIAQFIRTDNEKPFEMKTSTDRKPVYVKYGEAHFTIDGKKMKLNIYKNIELSKQKKYKDYLFLPFSDLTCGNESYIGGKYIDLKTPKGNTIAIDFNTSYNPYCAYSHKYSCPKVPLENDLNIEIKAGVKKFHD from the coding sequence ATGAAAAAGTTTTTATCCTTAGTAATACTGCTTCAGTTAAATTTTGGTTTTGCCCAAGAAAAATATGATAGTAGTGACGCTGAAAAATTTCAAAAGGAAATCAATAGTGAATATGCTGATGCAAAAACGAGTCCTTTGATGGCTGAAGATTTAGCTGTTTTTAAAACTTTAGACTTTTATCCTATTGATAAAAAATACGCTGTTATCGCTCAATTTATTAGAACTGATAATGAGAAACCTTTCGAGATGAAAACGTCAACAGATAGGAAACCAGTTTATGTAAAATATGGTGAAGCACATTTTACCATCGACGGTAAAAAGATGAAACTTAATATTTACAAGAATATTGAGTTATCAAAACAAAAAAAATACAAAGACTATTTGTTTTTACCATTTTCAGATTTAACTTGTGGAAATGAGAGTTATATAGGAGGGAAGTACATTGATTTAAAAACACCAAAAGGCAATACAATCGCAATTGATTTTAATACATCATACAATCCATATTGTGCCTATAGTCATAAATATTCTTGTCCAAAAGTGCCTTTGGAAAACGACCTGAATATAGAGATAAAAGCAGGAGTCAAAAAATTTCACGACTAA
- a CDS encoding MDR family MFS transporter, with the protein MLITAFQRYINNFKGFSREIWILTLITFINRAGTMVLPFLSKYLKEDLQFSYGEVGWIMVAFGLGSMLGSWLGGKLSDKIGFYKVMVFSLFSSGVFFFALQYITSFWGLCFGMFSIMTLADMFRPAMFVSLGAYAKPENRTRSLTLVRLAVNLGFAAGPALGGLIIMGIGYQGLFWVDGSSCIVAILIFALLVKEKKKSSHHDPHATILEAASVFKDTIFWIFLFVSFVTAMIFFQLFTTLPLYHSEKFGLSELQTGLLMTLNGLLIFALEMPFVGYFERKKVQKLKIILWGASIMAASFYLLLINVWAGILIIAMIMMSIGEIFAFPFSNTFAMSRAPKGHEGRYMALYTMSFSLAHIVSSKVGLEIIARFGYQVNWFVMGTFGISAVLCCIWIQKLLKLENKLA; encoded by the coding sequence ATGCTAATAACCGCTTTTCAACGTTACATCAATAATTTCAAGGGATTTTCAAGAGAAATTTGGATTCTTACACTCATCACGTTTATCAATAGAGCGGGAACGATGGTATTGCCCTTTTTATCTAAATATTTAAAGGAAGACTTACAGTTTTCGTATGGTGAAGTAGGTTGGATTATGGTCGCATTTGGTCTGGGTTCCATGTTGGGTTCTTGGCTCGGAGGAAAACTATCTGACAAAATTGGCTTTTATAAAGTAATGGTTTTTAGTTTATTTAGTAGTGGTGTTTTCTTTTTTGCGCTCCAATATATTACCAGTTTTTGGGGATTGTGCTTTGGAATGTTTAGCATTATGACTTTGGCTGATATGTTCCGACCAGCGATGTTTGTTTCATTAGGTGCTTATGCAAAACCCGAAAATAGAACACGCTCTTTAACATTAGTTCGATTGGCTGTAAATCTAGGTTTTGCAGCTGGCCCCGCTTTGGGTGGTTTGATTATCATGGGAATTGGATATCAAGGTTTGTTTTGGGTTGATGGTAGTTCCTGCATTGTGGCGATTTTGATTTTTGCTCTTTTGGTAAAAGAAAAGAAAAAATCCTCACACCATGACCCACATGCCACCATACTGGAGGCCGCTTCCGTATTTAAGGATACCATTTTCTGGATTTTTCTATTTGTTAGCTTTGTCACGGCAATGATTTTCTTTCAATTATTCACCACTTTACCTTTATATCATAGTGAAAAATTTGGTTTGAGTGAATTGCAAACCGGTTTATTGATGACCTTAAATGGTTTATTGATTTTTGCATTAGAAATGCCTTTTGTGGGTTATTTTGAAAGAAAAAAAGTGCAGAAACTCAAAATTATTCTTTGGGGAGCATCAATAATGGCAGCTAGTTTTTATTTATTACTCATCAATGTTTGGGCAGGAATACTTATAATTGCCATGATTATGATGTCTATTGGTGAAATATTTGCTTTTCCGTTTTCGAATACTTTTGCGATGAGTAGGGCACCTAAAGGACATGAAGGGCGTTATATGGCATTGTATACCATGAGCTTTAGTTTAGCTCATATTGTGAGTTCTAAAGTTGGACTTGAAATTATTGCTCGATTTGGTTACCAAGTAAATTGGTTCGTTATGGGAACTTTTGGTATTTCGGCAGTTTTATGTTGTATTTGGATCCAAAAACTGCTAAAATTAGAAAATAAACTAGCCTGA
- a CDS encoding BlaI/MecI/CopY family transcriptional regulator yields MQKLTNKEEEIMHILWKLKKAFVKEVMEEITIDPPHYNTLSTIIRNLEEKGYVSYHAYGKTHQYFPIVTIEEYRKKFMNTAIDNYFNSSYKNMVSFFAKEEKISAAELREILEMIENKK; encoded by the coding sequence ATGCAAAAACTGACAAACAAAGAAGAAGAGATCATGCACATTTTATGGAAGCTAAAAAAAGCGTTTGTAAAAGAAGTCATGGAAGAAATCACAATTGATCCACCACATTATAACACTTTATCGACTATTATACGGAATCTAGAAGAGAAAGGATATGTATCGTATCATGCTTATGGAAAAACTCATCAATACTTTCCTATTGTTACTATTGAAGAGTACCGAAAAAAATTTATGAATACCGCTATTGATAATTATTTTAATAGTTCCTATAAAAACATGGTTTCCTTTTTTGCCAAGGAGGAAAAAATTTCGGCAGCGGAGTTGCGAGAGATTCTGGAAATGATTGAAAATAAAAAATAA